GGGTGCAATCGGGTATCTGCCCCACCCAGACAAATAAGCCTCGTGATTGCCCCTGAGAACCTCGATATCCGTGAAGCAAATCCCCGCGAAGCCTACTCGCACAAGGACCTCGCCCGGGCCCGGTTCGGGAATCGGCATTTCGACGAGCCGCAGATCCCCCGCGGTCTCAATGCGCAGCGCCCTCATGCATTTCACCTCGGGATGAAATCACCGCGTCCCTGCCGCCGGTGCCGGTTAGCGTACCGGGTATGTCAGATCGATCCAAAGCGGCGAGGTGGTGGGTTGCCTGCCATTCAGCGTGGCCTGGGCACCGGCGAAGGTCCTTGGGTCGCGGTACTTCGCTTCACCGTACTGCAACGTCACACGCTCGGCGGTGAAGTCGTCGAAGGTCTTCCCATCGGCCAGCAGCGCACTCTCAAACTCGATGCGGTTCAGGCGTCGCAGCAGTCGCGCCGGGACCTCCATCTTGAATGCCGCCCCTGCTGCCGGATCGGTGGGTGTGGTCCCGATCTGCTCCCCATTGACCTTGATGACGTTCTCGGCATCCACCTTGCGGAGAATCGCCGTGAGAGTTGCGGATGCGGTGGGTGTGAATTCCTCCACGTTGCCGGATGTCACGAGTCGGGGCTGGCTCTCCACCCACGGTTCGCCCTCGCCCTGCATGGTGATGAGCAGGTCATGGAAGCCCTCCGGCGCCGCAGAGAGGTCGAGGGTAGCTGTAGCGACGCGGTAGAGGCCCTCCTGCGCGAACTCGGTCACATCTTGCGCTGCGCCGCCAAGCTCAATCCGGGCGCGTCTGATCTGGTTCGCGAGATCAAGGATCTGCGCCTTCACCGAAACCTGGCCGGCTAGTGACTGGTACACGGTGGGCTGGGCGAAGGTGACCGAGTACTTCTCCTGTGCGTTGCCGAAACCGCTGTCGAATCCGTCCTCATTGATCCGGACCACGTGATAGCCCATAGCATCCAGAGCGGGGATCGCACCGTGCCACGCCCACGACACCGCACCGCCGATGATCTCAGGCGCACCTGCGAAGCTTGAGCGCGTAGTAGTGTGCCAGTGGCCGGACAGGGACACCACGATCTTTCGCCCTGCCAGAATCTGCTCGAGCTGCGCCTTCTGCGGCAGTGAGAACAGCGGCTCGTGGCAGAGAAGCACCAGTCGGTCTTCCATTGGGACGCGCTCCAGGTAGGCCTTCAGCCATTCGATGCATCCTGCCGGCATGCTGTACTGCAGTTTCCCGTCGAAATAGTCGGTTCCGTCGAGGGCGATGAAACGCACGCCCGCGTAGTTGAATGCATAGTGCATTGGGCCGAACATTTCGCGGTAGAGTTTCTTGCCCACACCGGGCGCGTCCGGGTCGAAAGTGGACCGGTACCAGGACACATGCTCGTGATTCCCTGCAAGATTGAAAAGGGGAGGCTGCAGGTCAGCCATCTGTTCCTGGTACACCCTGAAGAGCAGGCGTCCGCCGGAGCTCTCTCCAGCCGCGGCATCCACGACGAGATCCCCCGTGTGCACCACGAAAGAGACCGGCACCGGAAGATTGTTGAGCGTGTCCACGTATTGGGCCATCTGCTCGCCAACATCCGGCCGGGTGTGCATGTCGGTACCGTGCACGAAGTAGAACGGGAGGTCCTGCTCCTGCGCAGCCAAGGGGAAATCGGCAGTACCTGTTCCCGTCTCCAGATAGCGCCAGAAACCCCGTGTGGGCCAGGTCTGCGCGGGATTGTCCACGAAAACCACCTGGGCAGCATCCGGACACTCAAGCTCGTAGCGACCATCCGTTCCGGTGGTGACGATCGCCACGCCGTCGCTCACCAGGACCCCGGCGCAGGCGCGATCGGTGGCCTGCCAAAGCCCGTCATCATTGATGTCAATGAACACGCGGCCGGAGATCGTCCCGGCCAGGCATGAGGTTACGCACAGAGCAGCGAAAACGTTGAGCATGCATCGAATGCGCATGAGATGTCCCTCATTATGACTTCATTCTGCTCAGGCAAAAGGGTGTCGGGAACCTGCCCGGGGGAGTATTCCAGCCGCGCTCCGGGATGCCCTCCCCCGCGTTGCAGGGAGGCGTGGGGAAACTGTCGGGACGCGGTCCTGTCTCGGTCTCACGGGGCGATCAGATCTTGCCGCTGCCCAGTTCGCGCACCACGAGGTCGATGCGCGCACGGTCGTTGGTCCCCAGATCGTTCTGTGCGGCCTCAGCGATGTGGCGCGGCGGGTTCTTCTGCATCATCAGCGATTCCATGCCGTTCTTCCGCCTGCACATCTCGATGATCTCCATAGCGATGGTGTCCAAGGCCACGGGGTCGGTCGAAACAAGCAGTGCGTAGTAGGGCTGGAGGAACTGGGGTTTGAACGAAGGCCCACCATTGTACTGAACGGCGCGTGCGTCGCAGATGATGAGGCGCTGCTTGTTGAGGATGTTTGGATCACGATTCACGTCCACAATAGCGGGGCTGCAACTGCTGATCTTGTGGAACTGATTTGGGTTGTCAATGCACCCAAAGTGGTTCTTGAGCGCGCAGGTCAATCCGGCGTAGGAATGATCCTTGATGACGGGCACATTGATCAGCGCCGTGCACTGCCGGGAAACGATCCGGCTGAGGTGATAGGCCGTATCGCGGCGGAAAGTCTGTCGGTCCTCGTAGCCGATGAAGCCGCTCCCCGGGGGCCCCACAGTTCCGTAGCACTGGATGTCATTGCCTCCACGGTTGATCGTAAAGCCACTCATCGCCAGGTCGCGATCTTCCTTGTCGAATACGATCACGTTGCCGGCGGTGATGCCGCAGAATGAAGCGCCTTCAGCGATGGCGTCTGCGAAAGCGGGGTGCGTGGTCATAGGTGGGGCGATCCCATTGATCTTCACGCCCACAACGTCGCCGGGCTTGAGGAACTTCCGCCAGGCTTCCTCACGGGTCACGTCACCGCCAACCAGGGCCCGGACGCCCTCATGGACCATCTCGGCCAACATTCGTTTGATGGCCGGGTCCTCGGTTGTGGTGGCCATGTCCACGTTCCGGACCACCACAACGCGGGAGTTTCCGGTCTGCCCCCAGACGCGAAGCGGAAGGGAGCTGGCCCCGGCGATGAGTGTCGCCGATGCCGTAGCGCGCAGGAAGTGTCTGCGATCCATGCGTCGTCTCCTGGCCGAACTTTGGCTTCGCCCGTGCAGCGCTTATGCCCACACGCCCGGGATCTGCAGCCCGCACCTCATGCAGATGCCGGTCTTGGGGTTGAACTCGTTGAAGGACACATCATAGCCGACCCGGCTGATGATCTTCACACCGCACTTGGGGCAGTAGGTACTCTCCCCGGGGTCTCCCGGCATGTTCCCGACATACACGTAGCGCATGCCCAGGCCATACGCGACCTTGCGCAGGTTCTTGATGGTGTCATTCGGCGTCGGCGGCAAATTGCGGAACTTGTACTGCGGGAAGAACTTGCTCACGTGCAGAGGCGTATCTGCGCCGCAGTTGGCGATGATCCACTGACACATTCGCCTGAAGTCTGCCTCGCCATCGTTGTAGCCGGGCACAACAAGATTTGTCAGCTCCAGCCACAGGTGGCTGAACTTGCGCACCCGCCTGATATTGTCGAGAACGGGTGCCAGAGAACCGCCGGTGACGCGCTTGTAGAAGTCCTCAGTGAAGCCCTTGAGATCGATGTTGATGCAGTCGATCACGCTGCACATGTCTTCGAAAGGCTTTGGCAGGAAGTGTGCGGCTGTGTGGACCGCGACTTTTATGCCCTTCGCCCGGGCGAGCTGCGCGGCCTCGAGGACATACTCGATGGCCTGCATGGGCTCGCTGTAGGTGAATGTAAGAGAGCGGTACTTGTACTTGACCATCTGCTCGACGAGCCCTTTCGCCGAGAGGGTCTTGTTGTCCGTCGCCTCGGGACGAGCCTTAGCGAAGGACGCGCTTTGGCAGTACTTGCAGTCCAGATTGCAGCCCGCGAAGCCCAGCGCGAGGGTCTGGGTACCCGGAAGGACGTGGAGGAAAGGCCCCTTTTCCATGGCGTCCGCGCGGATCTCGCAGGGACGAGCATAAATCATCGAGGTGTAGTAGCCGTTGATATTCTCGCGGACGCCACAGGTGCCGCGCTCGCCCGGCTGGATCTCGCAGCGGCTCGGACACAGGTCGCAGACCGTCTCCTTACCTTCCTTCACGTGCCAGTACATGGCTTTCTGTTGCGAGACATTGCCCAACGCCGTGACGTTGGCCCCGGCGCTCAGACGTGCCAGGAGATCGGTTCCCCCGAGGGTAGCCAGCCCCATGCATGCGCCCCCGCGGGCCAGTGTCTCCACGAAGTCCCGGCGATTCAGATTGTCGCTCCTCACTCTTGCTGTCCTCCATTGCCGACCGCAGTTTCCCCCTGAAATCGGCCCGGCTGGAGCTTCACAGTTTGCATCGCTCCAGCCCCAAACTACAAGGAGGGCGAGGCCTGCTCTCCTCGCCCTCCACCAGTCCATGCGACAGGTCGGCCTACCTGACCATCCCGATCTTGACTTCGCTCCCCTGGGAACTGGCCTCCACAGTGGTCACCGGCAGACGCCAGTCCTTGAGCTGCTGATCGCAACCGTCGCCAAACGTGGCCTTGACCGCTTTGGCGAAAGCCTCGCGGCTCGAGCCCTTTGCGGGGACGTCGCGCAGGGCCGCGAAGAACGAACGGTAAGGCTCGCGGTCGATCATTCGCGATTTGCTGAACCCGTTGCTGTCCAGGAGTGCATACAGCATCCCTGCGACGACATTGCGGTCCAGCGAAGCGTCCTCGCCCTGGATGACGTACTCATCCAGTGACTTCAGCGCGCGCTCGCGAGCTCGAACGACTTCCTCCTGCGGTAGCTTGACTGCGGCCGCACTGCCGATAGCATCTCGGGTCTCCGTCACGAGATCGTACTGGAGGGATGCGGCCGCGAACTCCGCTACTCCCCCAAGAAGGTCCGGGTTCTCGCGCAGGAACGGGACGGCCTCACCGAGCACATTCGACGCGATGTTCACCAGCCCCATACCCCATTGCGGCGGGTCCTTGATCTGGCAACCCGGCACCTTGAACGGATTGCCCTGGGTGCTCGCACATCCGCGGTCCACAACGATGACCACGCGTTCAGCTTTGTCCGCCCCGGTCCAATCCTTGAGCACCCGCTGCGCCTCATCCCAGATATTCGGCATGTTGTACATGCGCATGAGCGGCGCTCGCGTGAACGGCGCCAGCACTACGCAGCCATCGCCGATGAACACGTCCATATTGGCCGGGACTATCTCGAACTGCTCGTACACCTTCCTGGTGATCTCGGTCATGTCATACTTGTCGGGATTGGTGGCGGCGTCCTGGAACTGCTCCCAGCAGATACGGGCATCGTCTGCGAGACCACAATCTTTGAAGTCGATAGCCAGCGACTCGAAAGCCGCCTGGGCCTCATCCCACAGGCCCAGGCGTATCTTGGCCTGAGCGTAAAGGTACAGAGCGGGAGCCGCAAGATCATGGCCCTGCATCTCCGTGATGGGAGCAAGCAATTCCGCCGCCCGGGCATATTCGCCTTGGCCCATGAGCATCGCGGCCTGGAAGTAGTGGGCCTCCGGAATCAGGTCGGAGACGCCGATGGCATATTTGATGTGGTGGTTGATCTCGGAGTAGGCGAAGCTGACTTTGAGATTGTACAGCTTCATCAACTCGTAGAACGCGTCCTTATCCTGCTCAAGGCCGACCGGGAAAACGCCCGGGTACTCGGCCGAAAGCTCCGGATATATCTCCCGCGCCGTCTCCCAGTTCTTCTCATCCGCGTAGAAACTGATCAGCTTGCAGAATGAGAAAACCGGCACCGCACCATCTGTGAAGAAAGGCAGCCGCGTCGAGTTGAAGGGGAAGTGGATCACGATTTCCTGGTGGGTGTACGCAGCATCACCGGTGACCGGGCCGGTGTCGATGTCCCCGTAGGGCGTGTAGCAGCGGGCCACCATGCCGAGGGCATTGCACTGCAAAGAACTCCCCCTGAGGTTATTTGCGATGTACGCGAAAGCCTCGGTCGCTTTGTCGAGCGCGCTCAGCGAGCCGTCCGTCGGTATGGGGCCGGCATCGCCGGTGGACGCCTGGTAGTCCTCCTTCAGCCGATCAAGGTCCTCCGGGCCCGTTGCCTTATTGATCTCATTGAACAGGAATTCCTGGCGCAGGTAAGTCTGACCGATCTCGTACCAGGCGTCGTCCCAAAGATCATTGCCGGGGAACCTCTCAATAAACTCGCGGAACTTCGCGACAGCCATCTCATGCATCCCGTTGTTCTGGTAGTGCTTGGCCTCGCCGTTCCACAGCTCCTTGGCGTCCTTCGCGGGGTTCCACGCCAGCGGGTCGTAAAGGTCCAATTCCTCGGGAGCACGCCCAGGATTCAGGCGCTGGACAATGTTGTTGGCCTCGCGCATGGCCTGGTTTGTGAGGTCGCTGCCGTACCAGTCCTTGATCAGCCTCTCATAGGCCTCCAACGCCTCCGGGAGTTTGTTCATCAGCCGGTAGCATTCCGCGATCCGCATCTGTGCATCATCAGCGCAATCGCAGTAGCGGAAGTCCCGAATCAGGTCGCTGCATGCGTTAATCGCCGATGGATAATCCTGTATCTCCATGTACTTCTGGGACAGGATCGTCAGAGCGCGGGGGCAAAACTCACTCTTCGGATAGTTGTACGCCAACTGGTTCAGAGCGTCGAGGGCCTCGCGCGTCGCTTCGATGTGAGTGTACTCCTCCACAAGCGCCATGAGCGCATCGTCCGCCCACGTACTCTGGGGCCACTGCTGCACGATATGTTCGTAGACCTTGATGGCACGCTCGTGGTCATAGTCCTTGCGGTAGAGATTCCCCAGCATCCACGCCCCGTCGTCCGCGAGGTCGCTGTCGGGGAACATCTGCACCAGGCAGCGGTAGCCCCATTCCTCATTGCGGAAAGACTCGGGCCTGAAGGATGACACATACGCATAGTGCATATACGTGTCATCGGCGTACGGGGTGCCCGCGAAGCGGTTCAGGAATGCAGCATTGGCAACGATGGCCGCCTGGATTTCCTTCTCCTGGCGCACCTTGCAGCAGGTGTAGCTGGCCGTGGCTGCGTCTTCGTGCTGGTTGTAGTAAGTCAGGCGAGTGGGGAGAAGAGCGAGGTCTCGAAAGGATGATGTGAGGGTCGCGCCGATGTCAAAGTCCTGCGCCTGTGCTACCGACGCAATCGCGAGCACTCCGATCAGAATGAGGCCTTTACGCATGCCGTTGCCCCTCCTGGAGAGCAGCAGTATGGGCGCCATCGGACATGGACTGGCTCAATCTATCCATTTTGCCCGGATATATCTTAACCATCGGCCAGAGCCGATACAAGACGGAAACTGGAATTTGCACCCTATCGCCCCATCGCGCGTCTCGTCAAACCCTCGATCTCCTTTGCCACGGCCTCCCGGTGCCGCAGCATCGCGTCTGGATCCCTGCTGAAATGGGTGTAGTCCCGGGATATTTCCTCCCCGACCCGCAAGAGAGTGTGCCCCGGGCTGAGTTCCCGGAGAATCCAGAGGTATTCATAGTCTTCGATGCCGTCGCGAACGGTCTCCAGGCGGATGGACGACAGGGGCTCGAAGTTCCGGCCGGGATAGAGCAGCCAACCATCGCCGTTCACCTTGAACTCCTTGTAGGTCGCAAGGTCCCGGCAGTCCCAGTCGGCCTCATCCGGCCAGCGCTGTCCCTCGGCTTTGTCTGGCAGCAATCCAAACCAGTAGTTGACGCGCCAGTACAGGAAGCCCGTGCAATCCTTTTGCCAGGTTTGCCAGAAGAGCACCCGATGGTCGATTGCGGGCTGATCGATGAAGAAATTGGCGAACGGAGGCTTCGGCCCGCAGCAGACATAGAGCCACGTGACATCGCCTTCGGCGCGGCGAGCTTCGAAGAATGCGTCGTCCTGGTTGGCCGTCAATGCGCACCAGATGCGCACCGTTTCGTTGAGCTCAGCGGGCGTCCGGTTGGTGTAGTAGGTCTGCATGATGGGCGCGTCGGGCTCGAGTTCCAGCACCCTGCGGTAGGCAGCGCTCACCGCCTCGTACTCATCGGGACGCGCCTCGTCCCATCCGTACACATGCCCGTAGGGCAGCCAGCCCTTCTCTCGCCAGTGGTCAATCTGTTGCCCGACCCGCTTCTGGATCTCCACGACCTCGGTTCTCAGTTCGAAGTCGTCAATCACAACGTCCTTACCCTCGCACTCGGCTACGAGATCATCAATGTAAATGCGCAGGGGGCGGTCTTTGTTGTCGATCACGAACTGGAAGTTATCGCAGGCCGCCAAAGTGTCCAGATCAAGGGCAACCCCAGTCTGATTGTGGCGGTACTGCGAGACAGGGATGCGGACTTCATGCCAGCCCTCTTCGGCGATCGTGAACGTTGTGATCCACCGGTCCGGAAATCTGTTCACGAAGGCGACGATGCGCTCGCCGACCATGTCCGCGGTCTCGGGCTTCACCCAGAAGCGGAATGCCTTGCAGCCGGCTCTGCTCAACTCGCGCCCTTCCATGGGGCGGCTCAGTGAGGCCCAGGAGTCAATCTTCGGCCACTTCATCAACCCCGCGCGTTCCCCGGAATGCACCACGTCTCGCACGTACTCCATCCCTTGCGCGTTCGCAGCGTGCCAGCCGAAGTGGCCCACGCTTGCCATGCTCACCCCCAGAGGTGGCAGGCGGTCGACAATAGCCTCCATACACGCGTCGCTGACCGTGTAGTCCGGGGCGAGGGTACCATCTCCGCGGACCACCTCGCCGACATACGACTGGCCTACCGCAGTCGGTGTGACCCGGTAATCCAGGAGGAACTGATTCCAGCGAGTGAATACATCAGGCGGCAGATTTGCTTTGTAGTCGCTGCTGCCCGTGTACCAGCGGGATATTTCGGCAGCTGAGCAACCGAAGGGCGTGGCGAGATGCTGCCTGCGGGGCAGGTCGAATCCGAAGACCCGCAGTCTCAGGGACATTTCGCAGCGTTCCTCCCCCGCCGACACGCTGACGGTACCTGTGTACTCGCCCTTCGGCGTGCCCGGGGGAATGTAGAGGCGCAACCAGATGGGCTGAAGCTCGCCGGCGCGCAAGGTAAAGGGCGCGTCCGGCAGGAGCGGGTCAGGCCAGGCGCCCACGCGGAGGGTGGCATAGCCCGGCTCCCCTGTTTCGATATAACCCACGCGGCTGACCTTGATATTGTCGCGGGAGATCGTGTTCCCCTCGCCATCCGCCAGGTCGCTCACAGCCACGCGGCACCCCTCAATATCCTTTTCTGAAAGAGACACCGCAACTATCTGTGCGCTCTCGTACTCGTTTCCGGCCGCGGAGACTTCCAGCGACCGGGACACTTCCCCCTGGAACCCCTGACCGTCGCGGAACACTTTCTCGAGAGGAGACGCCACCGCCAGCCCGAAGGAAGGCTGCCTGCCTCCTTTGGACCACTCCGTCCACACTCGGAGCCTGAGAGTTGCCGCCGCAAGCTCGGAGACTTTCGCATTCAGCGCCGCGATGCGTCCCGTGAGTTGCGGCCAGGTATTCGCGGCGACCGTCTCGGGCGCTGCCAGCAGGCGCTCCAGCGCCTCCAGCTCTGCTTTGGCTTCCGGCAGGAGAGCGGGAACTGCGCCGGCGAGGGCCGTGGGCACACCGTCCAGGCTCAGCGCCCCGGCCAGAGACCGGAGCCGCTCTGCAAGGGGTGCCAGCCGGTCGTTCGCGATCCGCGCCAGCCGCGGGGTGAGGTTCGCCGGGACATCTTCAAGCGCCCCGAGGCGCGCGGGATTGTGGAAGCTGCCAAAAGTGCAGGACCACGAACTCGCCTGTCCGGATGCCTTATCCGCACGGCCCAGATTGATGAACCAGCGGTTCCCGGCGCCAAGCTCAAGGGGCAATTCGCGGACCGGGATGGCCATCTCGACGGTCCAGGCATCCGAGGTCTCCTGCGCTGCGGCAGTCCAACCCGCATTCCAGGATGCGTCCGTGCGCTGCGAGTCATACCGTGTACCCAGGGAGTTGACCACGAACTGGCAGTAATCTCCGCGCGCGGGGCCGGTTGATATGAAGACTTCCACATCATCGTCCATCCAGACCGGGCCGTCCCGCTCTGTGACCGTCTTGACCAGGGGCACGCCGGGCTTGCGGGGGCAGTGGAAGGCGACATAGAGGCTTTCGCTATCTCCTGCCACCCACGCGCGGGTATCCAGGTCTGGAACGGAGCCGTCGTTCACGCGGAAACCGGACAGCGCCCTGCCCGCGTCCCAGCAGGCTTCGGAGAGCAAGCCGTCGATTTCGGGCGGGGCTTCCACAGTTGAGCAGGTCACCGTCGGTGTCCCGTATGCCGCAATATCATCGAACCAGACCGTGCCCGTGCCCCGGAGAAGTGGTACAAGGCAAATGTGGTCGACACCCTCGGGGACGGTGAATCGGTGGGTCTCCTTGCGCCAGTCGAAGGTGCCCGTCCAATTGGCTGTTGCTCGACCGCCCACAATCTCTTGGACGCCCTCTCGCAACTGCACGTCCATCCCGCAAGAGCCTTCGACCCCTTCGGCCTTGATCCAGAACTCCACCACGATCTCCTGCCCCGGCTCCACGGGTGTGGCGGGATGGTGCCAGGTGCAGATGCCGTCGAAGGTCGGGTCAGTGATGCGCAGGCGGCCGCTGAACAGGCCGGAATGGTGCTCCTCCGCATCCATTTCGCTCGAGACACCATCGTGTGCGTTGCGCGGAGGCCAGATGCCCCAGTCTGCGGCGGCTGGAGGCACGCCCTGCTCGAACCCGCCATTGCGCACCAGGTCGGGAGTAGCCCCGTTGTCACCCAGGCATTGGGGGGCAAGGAGGAGGATCGTCAAGAGATGGAGAGATTGTATCGTTCGGGGCATCGCCAAGACCTCGCGGATCGCGTCTCGTCGGGAAGCTTCACCGTCCTCGTTCTCCGCATGCAGCGCCCATTCCTGCCGCACCAAAAGCAATGGCGGCAGGGTAGACCCGCCGCCGCGCACTACTCTCCGAAGGTCGGTTCGGTTTCGTCAGGCCCGTATGATCGTCTGGTCCCGCGCCGGCCCCACCGAAACCATGCCCACGGGGATCCCCGTGATCTCTTCGATGAACTCCACGTACCTCCGAGCGTTCTCGGGCAGGTCCTCGTATCTGCGGCACCCCGAGATGTCCGTCTTCCAGCCATCCAGCATTTCGTAGATCGGCTTCGCTTCGCTCATCAAGTCTACGTTGCTAGGGACCATCTCGTGGCGCCGGCCAGCTATATCGTATGCCACGCAGACGGGCAACTTCTCAAACACATCGAGAACATCAAGAAGCGTGAGCGCGATGCTGGTTGCGCCGTTGAGTCGCGCGGACGTGCGCACCACCACAAGATCCGGCCACCCACAGCGGCGTGGGCGACCCGTAGTGGTTCCGTACTCATAGCCGCGTTCGCGGATGAGGTCGCCGTCCGGGCCCTTGTCTTCGGTCGGGAAAGGCCCGGCCCCGACGCGCGTGGTGTAGGCCTTGGCAACGATATAGACATCATCGATGACCGTGGGACCAATCCCCGTTCCAAGACATGCCCCACCGGCGATGGGATGCGAAGAAGTCACGAATGGGAAGGTGCCGCAGTCGAGGTCAAGGAATGTGCCCTGTGCGCCTTCCATGACCACATTGCCGCCATTGTCCACCACCTTCATGAGCAGCGCGCGGGTGTCGCCGATGTACTCGCGCACCTCGCCGGCCACGGCCCACACCTCGTCGAAGACCTCGTCCGCCTTTAGGCCCTCATGCCCGTACAGTTCACGGAAAATCACGTTCTTCACTGCAAGCTGCTCATCAATGCGCGCCTTGAGATCATCCGCGGACAGCAGGTCGAACATGCGAACCGGACGGGGCATGCGGGCCGTTTTGTCCGTGTAGGCCGGCCCTATTCCACGCCGTGTAGTGCCGATACTTCCTGCTCCTCGAGAATCCTCCTGGAGGCCGTCCAAGAGGCGGTGGTATGGCATGATCACGTGGGCGCAGCCGCTGATGCGCAGCCCCTTGCAGGTGATGCCGCGCTCCTTCAGTCCGTGAATCTCTTCCACCAGGGAGGTCACGTCGATCACGGTTCCGTCGCCCATGATGGACAGGCAGCCCTCGTGGAGAATGCC
This region of Armatimonadota bacterium genomic DNA includes:
- a CDS encoding metallophosphoesterase, translating into MRIRCMLNVFAALCVTSCLAGTISGRVFIDINDDGLWQATDRACAGVLVSDGVAIVTTGTDGRYELECPDAAQVVFVDNPAQTWPTRGFWRYLETGTGTADFPLAAQEQDLPFYFVHGTDMHTRPDVGEQMAQYVDTLNNLPVPVSFVVHTGDLVVDAAAGESSGGRLLFRVYQEQMADLQPPLFNLAGNHEHVSWYRSTFDPDAPGVGKKLYREMFGPMHYAFNYAGVRFIALDGTDYFDGKLQYSMPAGCIEWLKAYLERVPMEDRLVLLCHEPLFSLPQKAQLEQILAGRKIVVSLSGHWHTTTRSSFAGAPEIIGGAVSWAWHGAIPALDAMGYHVVRINEDGFDSGFGNAQEKYSVTFAQPTVYQSLAGQVSVKAQILDLANQIRRARIELGGAAQDVTEFAQEGLYRVATATLDLSAAPEGFHDLLITMQGEGEPWVESQPRLVTSGNVEEFTPTASATLTAILRKVDAENVIKVNGEQIGTTPTDPAAGAAFKMEVPARLLRRLNRIEFESALLADGKTFDDFTAERVTLQYGEAKYRDPRTFAGAQATLNGRQPTTSPLWIDLTYPVR
- a CDS encoding DUF362 domain-containing protein — protein: MDRRHFLRATASATLIAGASSLPLRVWGQTGNSRVVVVRNVDMATTTEDPAIKRMLAEMVHEGVRALVGGDVTREEAWRKFLKPGDVVGVKINGIAPPMTTHPAFADAIAEGASFCGITAGNVIVFDKEDRDLAMSGFTINRGGNDIQCYGTVGPPGSGFIGYEDRQTFRRDTAYHLSRIVSRQCTALINVPVIKDHSYAGLTCALKNHFGCIDNPNQFHKISSCSPAIVDVNRDPNILNKQRLIICDARAVQYNGGPSFKPQFLQPYYALLVSTDPVALDTIAMEIIEMCRRKNGMESLMMQKNPPRHIAEAAQNDLGTNDRARIDLVVRELGSGKI
- the amrS gene encoding AmmeMemoRadiSam system radical SAM enzyme — protein: MRSDNLNRRDFVETLARGGACMGLATLGGTDLLARLSAGANVTALGNVSQQKAMYWHVKEGKETVCDLCPSRCEIQPGERGTCGVRENINGYYTSMIYARPCEIRADAMEKGPFLHVLPGTQTLALGFAGCNLDCKYCQSASFAKARPEATDNKTLSAKGLVEQMVKYKYRSLTFTYSEPMQAIEYVLEAAQLARAKGIKVAVHTAAHFLPKPFEDMCSVIDCINIDLKGFTEDFYKRVTGGSLAPVLDNIRRVRKFSHLWLELTNLVVPGYNDGEADFRRMCQWIIANCGADTPLHVSKFFPQYKFRNLPPTPNDTIKNLRKVAYGLGMRYVYVGNMPGDPGESTYCPKCGVKIISRVGYDVSFNEFNPKTGICMRCGLQIPGVWA
- a CDS encoding tetratricopeptide repeat protein encodes the protein MRKGLILIGVLAIASVAQAQDFDIGATLTSSFRDLALLPTRLTYYNQHEDAATASYTCCKVRQEKEIQAAIVANAAFLNRFAGTPYADDTYMHYAYVSSFRPESFRNEEWGYRCLVQMFPDSDLADDGAWMLGNLYRKDYDHERAIKVYEHIVQQWPQSTWADDALMALVEEYTHIEATREALDALNQLAYNYPKSEFCPRALTILSQKYMEIQDYPSAINACSDLIRDFRYCDCADDAQMRIAECYRLMNKLPEALEAYERLIKDWYGSDLTNQAMREANNIVQRLNPGRAPEELDLYDPLAWNPAKDAKELWNGEAKHYQNNGMHEMAVAKFREFIERFPGNDLWDDAWYEIGQTYLRQEFLFNEINKATGPEDLDRLKEDYQASTGDAGPIPTDGSLSALDKATEAFAYIANNLRGSSLQCNALGMVARCYTPYGDIDTGPVTGDAAYTHQEIVIHFPFNSTRLPFFTDGAVPVFSFCKLISFYADEKNWETAREIYPELSAEYPGVFPVGLEQDKDAFYELMKLYNLKVSFAYSEINHHIKYAIGVSDLIPEAHYFQAAMLMGQGEYARAAELLAPITEMQGHDLAAPALYLYAQAKIRLGLWDEAQAAFESLAIDFKDCGLADDARICWEQFQDAATNPDKYDMTEITRKVYEQFEIVPANMDVFIGDGCVVLAPFTRAPLMRMYNMPNIWDEAQRVLKDWTGADKAERVVIVVDRGCASTQGNPFKVPGCQIKDPPQWGMGLVNIASNVLGEAVPFLRENPDLLGGVAEFAAASLQYDLVTETRDAIGSAAAVKLPQEEVVRARERALKSLDEYVIQGEDASLDRNVVAGMLYALLDSNGFSKSRMIDREPYRSFFAALRDVPAKGSSREAFAKAVKATFGDGCDQQLKDWRLPVTTVEASSQGSEVKIGMVR
- a CDS encoding DUF4091 domain-containing protein, with translation MPRTIQSLHLLTILLLAPQCLGDNGATPDLVRNGGFEQGVPPAAADWGIWPPRNAHDGVSSEMDAEEHHSGLFSGRLRITDPTFDGICTWHHPATPVEPGQEIVVEFWIKAEGVEGSCGMDVQLREGVQEIVGGRATANWTGTFDWRKETHRFTVPEGVDHICLVPLLRGTGTVWFDDIAAYGTPTVTCSTVEAPPEIDGLLSEACWDAGRALSGFRVNDGSVPDLDTRAWVAGDSESLYVAFHCPRKPGVPLVKTVTERDGPVWMDDDVEVFISTGPARGDYCQFVVNSLGTRYDSQRTDASWNAGWTAAAQETSDAWTVEMAIPVRELPLELGAGNRWFINLGRADKASGQASSWSCTFGSFHNPARLGALEDVPANLTPRLARIANDRLAPLAERLRSLAGALSLDGVPTALAGAVPALLPEAKAELEALERLLAAPETVAANTWPQLTGRIAALNAKVSELAAATLRLRVWTEWSKGGRQPSFGLAVASPLEKVFRDGQGFQGEVSRSLEVSAAGNEYESAQIVAVSLSEKDIEGCRVAVSDLADGEGNTISRDNIKVSRVGYIETGEPGYATLRVGAWPDPLLPDAPFTLRAGELQPIWLRLYIPPGTPKGEYTGTVSVSAGEERCEMSLRLRVFGFDLPRRQHLATPFGCSAAEISRWYTGSSDYKANLPPDVFTRWNQFLLDYRVTPTAVGQSYVGEVVRGDGTLAPDYTVSDACMEAIVDRLPPLGVSMASVGHFGWHAANAQGMEYVRDVVHSGERAGLMKWPKIDSWASLSRPMEGRELSRAGCKAFRFWVKPETADMVGERIVAFVNRFPDRWITTFTIAEEGWHEVRIPVSQYRHNQTGVALDLDTLAACDNFQFVIDNKDRPLRIYIDDLVAECEGKDVVIDDFELRTEVVEIQKRVGQQIDHWREKGWLPYGHVYGWDEARPDEYEAVSAAYRRVLELEPDAPIMQTYYTNRTPAELNETVRIWCALTANQDDAFFEARRAEGDVTWLYVCCGPKPPFANFFIDQPAIDHRVLFWQTWQKDCTGFLYWRVNYWFGLLPDKAEGQRWPDEADWDCRDLATYKEFKVNGDGWLLYPGRNFEPLSSIRLETVRDGIEDYEYLWILRELSPGHTLLRVGEEISRDYTHFSRDPDAMLRHREAVAKEIEGLTRRAMGR